GGGTGACTTCTCCTGCCTCGGCAACCTGCTCACGGCGCTTCGCTTCAAGGCCGACCGGCGACTCGGAACCCAGCGCTGAGTGACGACGGTGCGGGATGCAGAACCCTTCGATGAAACTGAAGGCCGCCATCTGTGCCTCGCGCTGCGTCTTGAAGCGCTGCGGATCCAGGCACTCACACTCAAGTGTAGCAGAGAACGACTCGCAAAGGGCGTTGTCGAAGCAGTCGCCCACCGAGCCCGTCGAGGGCCGCACGCCAGCCTCACGGCAGCGCTGTCCGAAAACAATCGAGGTGTATTGCCTGATCCGAGTGATGGATAACGGCTTCTGGCCGCCGGCGGCGGCAGACGCCCACCAGCCCGGCTGCGCGCCGGAGGCTCGCGATCGCGCCACTCGTAGTCGCCACTGGGGGAGACGCCTGGCACGCGGCAGAGCAGCCGCACGGGGTAGTCGGCCTGATTCGCCCTTACGATTCGGTATCCCGTTACGACTGGGCGAACTCGGCCTTCGCCACGGTCATCCTCGCCGCGCTCCTGCCGGTCTACTTCGCCGAGGCGGTGGTGCCCGCCGAGGCGCGGCCGTGAGTGCGCTGTAGCCCACCGTCGCGGGCAAGATTGGGGGCGGACGAGCCTTGCGGCTTCCCCGCCGGGAGAAAGGCCGGAAGGCTACTGCAGGAGTAAGAGCTTGCTGACCGCCCGCTGGCCGCCCACTTCCAGCCGCGCGAAGTAGAGCCCGCTCGGCAGGCTCCGGCCCAGCCCGTCGCGGCCGTCCCACGCCACCGTCTGCGATCCGGCCGCGCGCGCCT
This window of the bacterium genome carries:
- a CDS encoding transposase translates to MPNRKGESGRLPRAAALPRARRLPQWRLRVARSRASGAQPGWWASAAAGGQKPLSITRIRQYTSIVFGQRCREAGVRPSTGSVGDCFDNALCESFSATLECECLDPQRFKTQREAQMAAFSFIEGFCIPHRRHSALGSESPVGLEAKRREQVAEAGEVTRPEKRVNSSTDRPGRCPAVSRKERDCGAEWCSLSCS